A section of the Oceaniferula marina genome encodes:
- a CDS encoding S1C family serine protease, giving the protein MIKPIGLFGISLLSLSALAHLPLSAQEVNPLAPLPAAPAANQQDHQIYGSIVRIEAATQVPNYREPWKAGRFSGGIGTGFLIGPNRFLTNAHVVSNARRLLITKHGSPRKHPARIVHIAHDCDLALLEVDDPTAFVGLQTLQIGAVPKLESQVRVIGYPVGGNRISVTRGVVSRIDFNAYSHTRSDMHLVVQIDAAINPGNSGGPVLQNGHVVGVAFQGLRSADNTGYMIPTPVIRRFLKDIEDGQYDHYVDLGISEFPLFNPAMRKKFGLKQNDPGVLVARVTPEGPCDGVVKDNDILTAINGNTVDAAGNILIDGEKVNMNEIVERKFSGDTIKLDLIREGKVVQTQVTLKPFPQARMYSVQYGVKPRFTTFAGLVLQPLDRNLYAAHSFSNTRVRRLFAHYIDEAIFKERKDIVILTRILADPVNTHVSGHTGTAVESINGEKITSLQQAHELLHPETPPEFFVIKCEGLERPIVIPGDKAAEASRRTQSNYGINTSHKL; this is encoded by the coding sequence ATGATTAAGCCCATTGGCCTGTTCGGCATTTCCCTCCTATCATTGTCCGCCCTTGCCCACCTACCCCTTTCGGCCCAAGAGGTCAACCCACTGGCTCCCTTGCCCGCCGCTCCGGCCGCCAACCAGCAAGACCACCAAATCTACGGCTCCATCGTCAGAATCGAAGCCGCCACCCAGGTCCCCAACTACCGTGAACCATGGAAAGCCGGCCGCTTCAGCGGAGGAATCGGCACCGGGTTCCTGATCGGCCCCAATCGTTTTTTAACCAACGCCCATGTAGTATCCAACGCCCGCCGCCTGCTGATCACCAAACATGGATCCCCACGCAAGCACCCGGCACGCATCGTCCACATCGCCCACGACTGCGATCTCGCCCTGCTTGAGGTCGACGACCCCACTGCCTTTGTCGGACTCCAAACCTTGCAAATCGGAGCCGTGCCAAAACTTGAAAGCCAAGTGCGTGTCATCGGCTATCCCGTTGGAGGCAACCGCATATCCGTCACTCGCGGCGTTGTTTCCCGGATCGATTTTAATGCCTACAGCCACACTCGATCCGATATGCACCTCGTCGTTCAGATCGATGCTGCGATCAACCCGGGCAACTCCGGAGGGCCAGTGCTGCAAAACGGCCACGTCGTCGGTGTCGCCTTTCAAGGACTGCGCTCTGCTGACAACACCGGCTACATGATCCCGACACCTGTCATCCGCCGCTTCCTCAAAGACATCGAAGATGGTCAATATGACCACTATGTCGATCTCGGAATCAGCGAGTTCCCACTGTTCAACCCGGCAATGCGTAAAAAATTCGGGCTCAAACAAAATGACCCCGGGGTGCTGGTCGCCCGCGTCACTCCGGAAGGCCCATGTGACGGAGTGGTCAAAGACAACGACATCCTCACCGCCATCAATGGCAACACCGTGGATGCCGCCGGCAACATCCTCATCGACGGTGAAAAGGTAAACATGAACGAAATCGTCGAGCGGAAATTCTCAGGCGACACCATCAAACTCGACCTGATTCGGGAGGGCAAAGTCGTCCAGACCCAGGTGACGTTGAAACCCTTCCCCCAGGCTCGTATGTACTCGGTCCAATACGGAGTCAAACCGCGCTTTACCACCTTTGCGGGTCTGGTTCTGCAACCCCTCGACCGCAACCTCTACGCAGCCCACAGCTTCAGTAACACCCGCGTGCGTAGGCTTTTTGCCCATTACATTGATGAGGCCATCTTCAAAGAGCGCAAAGACATCGTCATCCTGACCCGCATCCTTGCCGATCCCGTCAACACCCACGTCAGCGGCCACACCGGCACCGCAGTGGAATCGATCAACGGAGAGAAAATCACCTCGCTCCAACAAGCACACGAACTGTTGCATCCTGAAACTCCCCCTGAGTTTTTTGTGATCAAATGCGAAGGGCTCGAGCGCCCCATCGTCATCCCTGGCGACAAAGCGGCCGAAGCCAGCCGACGCACCCAGTCCAATTACGGCATCAACACCAGCCACAAGCTCTAA
- a CDS encoding VWA domain-containing protein, producing MSFVHPGWLALLLVLPFILLGAILTDRGRSRAWQRLVAPRLRSQLVKQESSLKRWLSIGLAMFGSALLILVIARPYSGETITTEEIRTRNILLAIDTSRSMLVRDGSPDRMATAKAIALELLEEFPNDRVGVIAFSGASVLMAPLTIDHTAVHETISQLDTDVIPSGGSNLPAAVTLAIETFEKTNQKANALVLISDGEDHSDQTDLAAAAIRESETTVCAIGVGSKNGGIIPDYQRPDQKFRDISGQTVLSQLNDGALDTLARAGKGSYYPASSGVGGSIASTLKSLKQNEQQGRTTTIPNETYQWFLFPGVLLLILSMLVRSRLFRAPPRMVKNTATLALLSVLCLTSQTSVHAAALERGKQAYERRDYQDALKLFQHALNEVDDDDLPAVQFAIGSSAYRLRKWEQSNKAFSMALLSNDPALQENSHYNLAQSLFRSGLQTLRSELAGEMGFFQILNSIFGQMFDSAQATDKEQKTISKEDLNKVITSWEDAISHYQAAIDLNPKNIRAKSNQKNVQRLLDLLKQGQNGTEQDQGEDTSSEQSQDSGDDQQKSDQQGDGQGDNPDQDPKDPSGKGNQDSPDDPKNNDGPENKNPEQPENQPEQNQLERKEGESDEAYAARILKENADAETRPVQRRLLHLRRPAKDW from the coding sequence ATGTCCTTCGTTCATCCAGGTTGGCTAGCCTTACTGCTGGTTCTGCCCTTCATCCTCCTCGGTGCCATTCTCACCGACCGGGGGAGAAGCAGAGCATGGCAACGATTGGTTGCCCCCCGGCTGAGAAGCCAGCTGGTCAAACAAGAGTCCTCACTCAAGCGCTGGCTTTCAATCGGACTGGCCATGTTTGGATCCGCACTGCTGATTCTGGTCATCGCCCGCCCCTACTCGGGCGAAACCATCACCACCGAAGAAATCCGAACCCGCAACATCCTTCTCGCCATTGATACCTCACGCTCCATGCTTGTGCGCGACGGCTCACCAGACCGTATGGCCACAGCCAAGGCCATCGCCCTCGAGCTCCTTGAAGAATTCCCCAACGACCGGGTGGGCGTAATCGCTTTTTCCGGGGCGTCTGTGCTGATGGCACCACTCACGATCGACCACACCGCCGTCCACGAAACCATCAGCCAACTCGATACCGATGTCATCCCGAGCGGAGGATCGAACCTGCCGGCAGCGGTCACTCTCGCGATCGAAACTTTTGAGAAAACCAACCAAAAAGCCAATGCTCTGGTCCTGATCAGTGACGGCGAAGATCACTCCGACCAAACCGACCTGGCGGCAGCCGCCATCCGGGAATCGGAAACGACCGTTTGTGCCATCGGAGTTGGCAGCAAGAACGGAGGTATCATCCCCGACTACCAACGCCCCGATCAAAAGTTCAGGGACATCAGCGGCCAAACGGTTCTCAGTCAACTCAATGATGGGGCTCTCGACACTCTGGCTCGAGCTGGCAAGGGGAGCTACTACCCTGCATCATCCGGCGTAGGAGGAAGCATTGCCTCCACCCTCAAATCATTAAAACAAAACGAGCAACAGGGCCGAACCACAACCATTCCGAACGAAACCTATCAATGGTTCCTCTTTCCCGGGGTTCTCCTTCTGATCCTCTCCATGCTGGTTCGCTCCCGCCTGTTTCGCGCCCCTCCCCGCATGGTAAAGAATACCGCCACACTCGCGCTGCTAAGTGTGCTCTGCCTGACATCTCAAACCTCAGTCCACGCGGCAGCTCTAGAGCGTGGAAAACAAGCGTATGAGCGGCGTGACTACCAAGACGCCCTGAAACTCTTCCAACACGCGCTGAACGAGGTGGACGACGATGACCTTCCAGCCGTTCAGTTTGCGATCGGCAGCTCCGCCTACCGACTCAGAAAATGGGAACAATCCAACAAGGCTTTCTCAATGGCGCTGCTCTCCAACGACCCAGCCCTCCAAGAAAACAGCCACTACAATCTCGCCCAGTCGCTCTTCCGCTCCGGCCTCCAAACCTTGCGCTCCGAACTCGCCGGTGAGATGGGTTTTTTCCAAATTCTCAACAGCATCTTCGGCCAGATGTTCGATTCCGCCCAGGCAACCGACAAAGAACAAAAAACCATCAGCAAGGAAGACCTCAACAAGGTTATCACTTCGTGGGAGGATGCGATCAGCCACTATCAAGCAGCGATCGACCTCAACCCGAAAAACATTCGGGCTAAAAGCAATCAAAAGAACGTGCAACGCCTGCTCGACCTCCTCAAACAAGGGCAGAATGGAACGGAACAAGACCAAGGCGAGGACACATCCTCTGAGCAAAGCCAGGACTCGGGAGATGACCAACAAAAATCAGACCAGCAAGGCGACGGCCAGGGAGATAACCCGGACCAAGACCCCAAAGACCCGTCGGGCAAGGGAAACCAAGACTCACCCGATGACCCCAAAAACAACGACGGCCCTGAAAACAAGAATCCCGAACAACCAGAAAATCAACCCGAGCAAAATCAACTCGAACGCAAAGAAGGTGAAAGTGATGAAGCCTACGCCGCCCGCATCCTGAAAGAAAATGCTGACGCTGAAACCAGACCGGTCCAGCGCCGACTCCTCCACCTTCGTCGTCCAGCCAAAGATTGGTAA
- a CDS encoding VWA domain-containing protein, giving the protein MPFTFANPLWLIALLLLIPLLFLSRRPGSTSSVTYSTLSILIGLGEKPKRFPGSISFALMLLSLACAVIALARPQWKQEFSDRKASGVDIVLAIDISYSMEIIDFRLNRRSVQRIDAAKATAEQFIRQRPNDRIGIIAFSGRPYVTSPITLEHDWLIGQLRELQPGLVKEQGTAVGSAIAAASTRLQERPSKSKVVVLVTDGSNNSGQLAPLEAAKHAATLGVKIYTIAIGTEEGRLYNGRQAYPQQEFDTKTLEEIAKITKAEYYRVRDTDKLRETFKSIDQLEKTDIKQHSMVTTTELFPLWTAAALLLALSSLTIQSLTPPPAP; this is encoded by the coding sequence TTGCCTTTCACCTTCGCCAACCCGCTGTGGCTCATCGCCCTGCTCCTGCTGATCCCTCTGCTCTTCCTGAGTAGAAGGCCCGGGTCCACATCGTCCGTCACCTACTCTACACTCTCGATCCTCATCGGACTTGGGGAAAAACCCAAACGTTTCCCCGGCTCGATCTCCTTTGCCCTGATGCTGCTCTCTCTGGCCTGCGCCGTGATCGCACTGGCCCGCCCCCAATGGAAACAGGAATTCTCCGACCGCAAAGCCAGCGGTGTGGATATTGTTCTCGCCATCGATATTTCCTATTCCATGGAAATCATCGATTTCAGACTGAACCGCCGCTCGGTCCAACGCATCGATGCCGCCAAGGCCACCGCTGAACAATTCATCCGCCAACGCCCGAATGACCGAATCGGGATCATCGCCTTCTCTGGCCGCCCCTACGTCACCAGCCCGATCACCCTCGAACACGACTGGCTCATCGGCCAACTCCGCGAACTCCAACCCGGACTGGTCAAAGAACAAGGGACCGCCGTCGGCTCCGCCATCGCCGCCGCAAGCACCCGCCTCCAGGAGCGCCCATCCAAAAGCAAGGTCGTCGTCCTCGTCACCGATGGCTCCAATAACTCCGGACAACTCGCTCCACTCGAAGCCGCCAAACATGCGGCCACCCTCGGAGTCAAAATCTACACCATCGCCATCGGCACCGAAGAAGGCCGACTCTACAACGGCCGCCAAGCTTACCCCCAACAAGAATTCGATACCAAAACCTTGGAAGAAATCGCAAAAATCACCAAAGCGGAATACTACCGGGTGCGCGATACCGACAAACTGCGCGAAACCTTCAAAAGCATCGACCAACTTGAAAAAACCGACATCAAACAGCACAGTATGGTCACCACCACCGAACTCTTTCCCCTCTGGACCGCGGCAGCCTTACTCCTCGCCCTGAGTTCCCTGACCATCCAATCCCTCACCCCTCCACCCGCCCCCTGA
- a CDS encoding GNAT family N-acetyltransferase translates to MKQLTPEAWTTIVKPGSRVFIGSGAAVPFALVESMLASVSSFHDVELTHIHTIGEMPWIAKRYDDTLRTNTFFLTPSIQKAVAAGRADYTPCPLSDVPSLFGGHLLPVDVALIQVSPPDADGYVSLGVSVDVVKSAVKAARTVVAQINPAMPRTGGDARIPMRRIHYTLEETRDLPTVDWAKPREAQLIAAQYAAQLVEDGSTIQAGLGNTPQIVLAALKNHRHLGIHTGLFSDPMRELIECGAVDNSRKRYHAGKVVCSHFIGSQKLYDFADQNEMFEMRPSDWVGDVARIGKNDHMVAIHGAYEVDLTGQVVRDSRGHRFYGGMGSTQDFIRGAARSKGGRPLIVLTSMSDDGKSSRIVSGFKPGSGVNTGRGDVHYVVTEYGIARLRGKSIRERVLNMVEVAHPDQREKLLRDAHKWGWIPKFYNVTPKGVAERTEAIESRKVSFKGREFTFRPLHPSDTRSLQQFFYSHTEETVNMRYGHHKDRMSDEAAYKLSSVDQSVDLAFALFEEKGQRQEIEAIGRFYQDPSGKSAEVAFMVGEKVRRLGMSKFLLGELAMVAQKRGLKTFWASVLKRNKPMAALFLKYGAEREAYFGEDSDEYTMSVDQLVKLLDKKASQSKK, encoded by the coding sequence GTGAAACAACTGACACCAGAGGCGTGGACAACGATTGTTAAACCGGGCAGCCGGGTGTTCATTGGTTCCGGCGCTGCGGTTCCTTTTGCACTGGTGGAATCGATGTTGGCTTCGGTGTCCTCGTTCCACGATGTGGAGTTGACCCATATTCATACCATCGGTGAGATGCCATGGATCGCCAAACGATATGACGATACCTTGCGGACGAATACGTTTTTTTTAACGCCGTCGATTCAGAAGGCGGTGGCCGCTGGCAGAGCTGATTACACGCCTTGCCCGTTGTCGGATGTTCCGTCGTTGTTTGGCGGGCATTTGTTACCAGTGGACGTGGCTCTGATTCAAGTCAGTCCGCCTGACGCTGATGGTTATGTGTCCTTGGGGGTGAGTGTGGATGTGGTGAAGTCGGCAGTGAAGGCTGCACGCACGGTGGTAGCCCAGATCAACCCGGCCATGCCGAGAACTGGCGGGGATGCCCGAATCCCCATGCGTCGAATCCACTATACGCTTGAAGAAACACGAGATCTCCCGACGGTGGATTGGGCGAAACCCAGAGAGGCCCAATTGATTGCAGCCCAGTATGCGGCCCAGTTGGTGGAGGACGGTTCGACGATTCAGGCAGGCTTGGGGAATACGCCCCAGATTGTATTGGCGGCCTTAAAGAACCATCGGCATCTGGGGATTCACACTGGTTTGTTTTCCGATCCGATGCGGGAGCTTATCGAGTGTGGTGCCGTGGATAACTCTCGCAAACGTTACCATGCGGGTAAGGTGGTTTGTTCTCACTTCATCGGCAGTCAGAAGTTGTATGATTTTGCGGATCAGAATGAGATGTTTGAAATGCGGCCCTCCGATTGGGTCGGTGATGTGGCCCGGATTGGGAAGAACGACCACATGGTGGCGATTCACGGTGCCTACGAGGTGGATTTGACCGGGCAGGTGGTTCGGGATTCGCGTGGGCACAGGTTTTATGGTGGGATGGGGAGCACTCAGGATTTCATCCGGGGGGCTGCGCGCAGTAAGGGGGGGCGGCCATTGATTGTGTTGACCTCGATGTCTGACGACGGCAAGAGCTCGAGAATTGTTTCCGGTTTCAAACCGGGCAGTGGCGTGAATACCGGCCGTGGCGATGTGCACTACGTGGTGACGGAGTACGGGATTGCCCGCCTGCGGGGCAAAAGTATCCGGGAGAGGGTACTGAACATGGTGGAGGTGGCTCACCCGGACCAGCGGGAAAAATTGTTGCGAGACGCCCACAAGTGGGGGTGGATACCGAAGTTTTATAATGTCACCCCAAAGGGCGTGGCCGAACGGACGGAAGCGATTGAATCACGAAAAGTGAGTTTCAAAGGTCGTGAGTTTACTTTCCGACCCCTCCATCCGAGTGACACCCGCTCGCTACAGCAGTTTTTCTATTCGCATACGGAGGAGACGGTGAATATGCGATATGGTCATCATAAAGACCGGATGAGTGATGAAGCAGCCTACAAGTTGAGCTCGGTGGATCAGTCTGTGGATCTGGCCTTTGCCCTGTTCGAGGAAAAAGGGCAACGGCAGGAGATCGAGGCGATTGGCCGATTCTATCAGGACCCTTCCGGCAAGTCCGCCGAGGTGGCATTCATGGTGGGAGAAAAGGTGCGACGTCTGGGGATGTCCAAGTTTTTGTTGGGAGAGTTGGCGATGGTCGCGCAGAAGCGTGGGTTGAAAACATTCTGGGCTTCCGTGCTCAAACGCAACAAGCCGATGGCTGCGCTTTTCCTCAAGTACGGAGCGGAGCGTGAGGCCTACTTCGGCGAGGACAGCGATGAATACACAATGAGTGTGGACCAGCTGGTCAAGCTGCTCGATAAGAAAGCAAGCCAGAGTAAAAAATGA
- a CDS encoding DUF4381 family protein, translating into MADFHDITEPNDFFPETETPWWLISLVILACIIFTGLLIQFIRQRKQHKLKATMLDRAREQLAKLREEAPNLPPHGVALHLSLILRRYLAAAFHDPALFETNEEFSLRDSALEQVHPDSREPVTLYLHELSQIKYIPESQADIPNLIDQADQLIASIEINVGDPDDKQRQQNKHRHRSNL; encoded by the coding sequence TTGGCCGATTTCCACGACATCACCGAACCGAACGACTTCTTCCCGGAGACTGAAACTCCGTGGTGGCTCATCAGCCTCGTCATCCTTGCCTGCATCATCTTCACGGGCTTACTCATCCAGTTCATTCGTCAAAGAAAACAACACAAACTCAAAGCCACGATGCTGGATCGGGCCAGGGAACAACTGGCAAAGCTCAGAGAAGAGGCTCCAAACCTCCCGCCACACGGCGTGGCCCTTCACCTATCATTGATCCTACGCCGCTATCTGGCAGCAGCCTTTCACGACCCGGCACTCTTTGAAACCAATGAGGAGTTCTCCCTGAGGGACTCCGCACTGGAACAAGTTCACCCGGATTCACGGGAACCGGTGACCCTCTATCTCCACGAGCTCTCCCAAATCAAATACATCCCCGAAAGTCAGGCGGATATCCCCAATCTCATCGATCAAGCCGACCAACTCATCGCCAGCATTGAAATCAACGTCGGCGACCCCGACGATAAACAACGCCAGCAAAACAAACACCGTCACCGCTCAAATCTCTAA
- a CDS encoding S1C family serine protease — protein sequence MKFLLTALTCLTLTGYLSAQDNTDSAVSKSVIRVNATIQSWNPSQPWDKSAPGKRRALGALLSGNRVLTTAEMAADASYIELENADSTRTLPAKVVAIDYETNLALLSPDNGDTEGFFQGLSPLSLGTPAKIGDQVDVWQLEDNGMPLVTQATIQSVDVVSSFAEGNFFLTYEAKGSMQSASSSFTLPVVRDGKLLGLLSSYNSKDQIIDIMTPEIISAFLADAEDGKYIGVPSLGIGVSSTVDPNFRNWLKLPDDVGGLYVTRIRNKSAAEAAGLKKGDVLVAINEHAIGRRGYYSHPNYGRVFWSHLVRGSHAVGETIQLTVLREGKEKQLTATLTRASKRLVPSLTYDQAPKFLVKGGFIFQELSATYLRAFGKEWQSSAPLNLLDVLSSPEDYEEGRNTLVFLSATIPTPATTGYERISNQIIGKINGQPIADIASLIKAFQQPGKDGLHTIEFDDGHPKTIYLDAATSDTIDAELLKRGIPRLSRQ from the coding sequence ATGAAATTTTTACTCACTGCCCTCACCTGCCTGACCCTCACCGGATACCTATCCGCACAAGACAATACGGACTCAGCGGTATCCAAATCCGTCATCAGGGTCAATGCCACCATCCAATCCTGGAACCCCTCCCAGCCATGGGATAAATCGGCACCAGGTAAACGGCGGGCTCTCGGAGCCCTACTCAGTGGCAACCGCGTGCTCACCACCGCCGAAATGGCTGCGGACGCCTCCTATATCGAACTGGAAAATGCCGACAGCACCCGGACACTTCCAGCCAAAGTCGTGGCCATTGACTACGAAACCAACCTTGCCCTACTCTCGCCCGACAACGGCGACACCGAAGGGTTTTTCCAAGGACTCAGCCCACTCAGTCTGGGGACGCCGGCGAAAATTGGCGATCAGGTCGACGTCTGGCAGTTGGAAGACAATGGCATGCCACTGGTCACCCAAGCCACCATTCAGAGCGTGGATGTGGTCTCCAGTTTTGCCGAAGGGAACTTTTTTCTAACCTATGAAGCCAAAGGCTCGATGCAAAGTGCCTCCAGTAGCTTCACCCTGCCGGTTGTCCGTGACGGCAAACTTCTCGGCCTGCTTTCCAGCTACAATTCCAAAGACCAGATCATCGACATCATGACCCCGGAGATCATTTCGGCCTTTCTCGCTGATGCTGAAGACGGGAAATACATCGGTGTTCCCTCGTTAGGAATCGGAGTAAGCAGCACGGTGGACCCGAATTTCCGTAATTGGCTGAAATTGCCGGACGACGTTGGGGGCCTCTACGTCACCCGCATCAGGAATAAAAGTGCAGCCGAAGCTGCAGGCTTGAAAAAAGGAGACGTGCTGGTCGCCATTAACGAACATGCCATCGGCCGCCGCGGCTACTACAGCCACCCGAACTACGGCCGGGTTTTCTGGAGCCACCTCGTCCGCGGCAGCCACGCCGTGGGAGAAACCATCCAACTCACGGTCTTGCGTGAAGGGAAAGAAAAACAGCTCACCGCCACCCTGACCCGAGCCAGCAAACGTCTCGTACCATCGCTCACCTACGATCAAGCACCTAAATTTCTCGTCAAGGGAGGTTTCATCTTTCAGGAACTATCCGCCACTTACCTGCGCGCCTTTGGCAAAGAATGGCAGAGCTCGGCACCTCTCAACCTCCTCGATGTGCTTTCGTCCCCCGAAGATTATGAAGAAGGACGCAATACGCTGGTCTTCCTGAGCGCCACCATCCCCACCCCCGCAACAACCGGATACGAACGTATCAGCAACCAGATCATCGGCAAAATCAATGGCCAGCCGATCGCCGATATCGCCAGCCTGATCAAAGCCTTCCAACAACCGGGGAAAGACGGCCTCCATACCATTGAATTTGATGACGGCCATCCGAAAACCATCTATCTGGATGCTGCCACATCCGATACCATCGATGCCGAGCTCCTCAAACGTGGCATCCCCAGGCTCTCTCGACAGTAA
- a CDS encoding DUF58 domain-containing protein has protein sequence MTPDSIDEIMRRVHRLEIKARRLARESFSGEYHSSFKGSGLDFEDYREYQHGDETRFIDWNVTARKDHPYIRTFREERELAMILAVDVSASTLYGSQQLSKRELAAELAAVLAFSANINGDKTGLLLFADAPLLYLPPAKGSRHILRMVREILAADPESPGTDIPKACDFLLHTVKRRALVFLISDFFCHDLQRPLGALASKHDTIALRVTDPMEQRLPKVGKVTLTDPETGWQTTVNTNNANVRMGFDKLTRRHQEGITNLFRKKGIDHLQLSTHTDYLPQLHQLFKNRTRRRNS, from the coding sequence ATGACTCCCGACTCCATTGATGAAATCATGCGCCGCGTCCACCGGCTCGAAATCAAGGCTCGTCGGCTCGCCAGAGAGTCCTTCAGCGGGGAGTATCACTCGTCATTCAAAGGCAGTGGCCTGGACTTTGAAGACTACCGTGAGTATCAACACGGTGATGAAACCCGCTTCATCGATTGGAACGTCACCGCCAGAAAAGACCACCCCTACATCCGAACCTTCAGAGAGGAGCGGGAACTCGCCATGATCCTCGCCGTGGACGTTTCCGCATCCACCCTCTACGGAAGCCAACAACTCAGCAAACGGGAACTCGCGGCCGAACTTGCGGCCGTGCTCGCCTTCAGCGCCAATATCAACGGAGACAAAACCGGGCTCCTGCTCTTCGCCGACGCCCCCCTACTCTACCTGCCTCCAGCGAAAGGAAGCCGCCACATCCTTCGGATGGTCCGCGAAATCTTGGCAGCCGATCCCGAATCCCCGGGAACCGACATCCCAAAGGCTTGCGATTTTCTCCTGCACACCGTCAAACGCCGGGCCCTTGTTTTCCTCATCTCCGATTTCTTCTGCCACGACCTTCAGCGACCACTCGGGGCCCTGGCCAGTAAACATGATACCATCGCCCTGCGAGTCACCGACCCCATGGAGCAACGCCTGCCCAAAGTAGGCAAAGTCACTCTGACCGACCCCGAAACCGGCTGGCAAACCACCGTCAACACCAACAACGCCAACGTGCGCATGGGCTTCGATAAACTCACCCGCAGACATCAGGAGGGCATCACCAACCTGTTCCGAAAAAAAGGCATCGACCACCTCCAACTCAGCACCCACACCGACTACCTCCCCCAACTTCATCAACTGTTCAAAAACCGGACCCGCCGGCGCAACAGCTGA